A stretch of Shewanella dokdonensis DNA encodes these proteins:
- a CDS encoding DUF1249 domain-containing protein gives MQKIKDKYQPDVSRFLALCGRNYAHIARWLPEDCHTGAKWQVEGNFGCLDVSLLESTPYTQVVSISRPMAGATIVPVPQVTVRVYHDAKLAEVLSSQQISRLQPVYDYPNLHMHHRNEKYQVNAFLEELLKIDCRARLVCQS, from the coding sequence ATGCAAAAAATAAAAGATAAGTATCAACCGGATGTCAGCCGCTTTCTGGCGTTGTGTGGGCGTAATTACGCCCATATCGCCCGTTGGCTACCCGAAGATTGTCACACAGGTGCAAAGTGGCAAGTGGAAGGGAATTTTGGTTGTTTGGATGTCAGCTTATTGGAAAGCACGCCCTATACGCAGGTGGTGAGTATTTCGCGGCCAATGGCTGGCGCCACTATAGTGCCAGTGCCACAAGTTACTGTAAGAGTTTATCATGATGCTAAATTAGCAGAAGTGTTAAGCAGTCAACAGATTTCCCGACTGCAGCCAGTGTACGATTATCCAAATCTGCATATGCATCATCGGAATGAAAAGTATCAGGTTAACGCCTTTCTGGAGGAGTTGTTGAAAATCGACTGTCGTGCGCGCCTTGTTTGTCAGTCATAG
- the cpdA gene encoding 3',5'-cyclic-AMP phosphodiesterase, with translation MLKEAITYRIPKDHSVRIVQITDPHLFADAEGHLLGVNTASSFEAVINTIKALSYPADLLLATGDLSQDFSGESYHNFVKAISPLNLPCHYLPGNHDDPRIMHLHMQGKQIFGQRRILAGNWQIILLDSTVRGKPGGHLAEEEFAIIRSAIETAPELHVLLVMHHNPIKVNCAWLDQHWMDNGDEFLQQMATLPQVKGMLWGHVHQQLDSHYQGEHQPIALMATPSTCIQFKPQSPYFALDVLQPGYRLLELRADGSMLTNVHRIPGERFAPDIQASGY, from the coding sequence GTGCTGAAAGAGGCTATCACTTATCGTATTCCAAAGGATCATAGCGTACGCATAGTGCAGATTACCGATCCTCACCTGTTTGCCGATGCGGAAGGGCATTTGTTGGGTGTCAACACTGCCAGTAGTTTTGAAGCGGTTATCAATACCATCAAGGCGCTCAGTTATCCGGCAGATCTGTTGCTGGCAACGGGCGATCTCAGCCAGGACTTTTCGGGCGAGTCCTATCACAATTTTGTTAAAGCTATCTCGCCGCTCAATCTCCCCTGTCATTACCTGCCGGGTAACCATGACGACCCGCGCATAATGCACCTGCATATGCAGGGAAAGCAGATTTTTGGCCAACGACGGATATTGGCGGGTAATTGGCAGATTATTTTGCTGGACTCGACCGTGCGGGGAAAGCCGGGCGGCCATTTGGCCGAAGAAGAGTTTGCCATCATTCGTAGTGCTATTGAGACTGCACCTGAATTGCACGTCTTACTGGTGATGCACCACAATCCGATAAAAGTGAACTGTGCCTGGCTCGATCAACACTGGATGGATAACGGTGATGAATTTTTGCAGCAGATGGCAACATTACCTCAGGTGAAAGGCATGCTGTGGGGGCATGTGCATCAGCAGCTTGATAGTCATTATCAAGGCGAGCATCAGCCAATTGCGTTGATGGCAACGCCGTCCACTTGCATCCAATTCAAACCGCAATCGCCCTATTTTGCACTGGACGTGCTGCAACCTGGCTACCGATTGCTGGAGTTGCGAGCAGATGGTAGCATGCTGACCAATGTGCACCGAATCCCCGGCGAGCGTTTTGCCCCAGATATTCAGGCGAGTGGCTACTGA
- a CDS encoding YqiA/YcfP family alpha/beta fold hydrolase, whose product MLLYIHGFNSSPDSDKARVTKAYMQQRFPELRIEAPQLPSAPQPAMALLQNITEQALAAGEKLCVIGSSLGGYFASWLVQQYGGRAVLVNPAVKPYELFEDYLGPQFNPYTGEHYQLLPEHQQQLRQYDTQVILNPERFLVLLQTADEVLDYRQALAKYHCCEMLLEAGGNHSFMGYGDKLDVVSRFLCLP is encoded by the coding sequence ATGCTGCTCTACATTCACGGTTTTAACAGTTCTCCCGATTCCGATAAAGCGAGAGTGACCAAAGCGTATATGCAGCAACGGTTTCCTGAACTGCGTATTGAGGCGCCACAGTTGCCCAGTGCACCACAGCCTGCTATGGCCTTACTGCAAAATATTACGGAACAAGCGCTGGCCGCTGGCGAAAAACTGTGTGTTATCGGTTCATCACTCGGCGGCTATTTTGCCAGTTGGCTAGTTCAGCAGTATGGTGGACGAGCCGTGCTGGTTAATCCGGCAGTAAAGCCCTACGAATTATTTGAAGATTATCTCGGGCCTCAATTTAACCCTTATACCGGCGAACACTATCAACTGTTGCCGGAACATCAGCAACAGTTGCGGCAATATGATACACAGGTCATTCTCAATCCTGAGCGATTTTTGGTACTGTTACAAACCGCCGATGAAGTGTTGGATTATCGTCAGGCATTGGCGAAATACCATTGTTGTGAGATGCTGCTGGAAGCTGGCGGCAATCACAGCTTTATGGGCTATGGCGATAAGCTGGATGTGGTGAGTCGCTTTTTGTGCTTGCCTTGA